The proteins below are encoded in one region of Helianthus annuus cultivar XRQ/B chromosome 2, HanXRQr2.0-SUNRISE, whole genome shotgun sequence:
- the LOC110895171 gene encoding uncharacterized protein LOC110895171, translating into MAPYEMLYGRKCRTLVCWGEVGPRELSHKDIVRATNEKIEVVRAHVKTVQDRQKSYADKRRRPIEFQVGDKVMLKVVPWKGVIRFRKRGKLSLRFIGSFKIVERVGKVAYRLELPEELSGIHSTFHVSHLRKCLVDETIYIHYEDIEVDDRLNYVVKPMAILDRKVKILSNKEINQVKVKWEHRKGSDTTWEPEEEMQRLYATLFGT; encoded by the coding sequence ATGGCACCATATGAAATGCTTTATGGTAGAAAGTGCCGAACCCTGGTGTGTTGGGGTGAGGTGGGTCCACGTGAACTCTCTCACAAAGATATAGTTCGAGCCACTAATGAAAAGATTGAGGTGGTTCGGGCACACGTGAAAACGGTACAAGATAGACAAAAGTCGTACGCGGACAAAAGGCGTAGACCGATCGAGTTTCAGGTTGGCGACAAAGTCATGCTTAAGGTAGTCCCATGGAAGGGGGTTATCCGATTTAGAAAAAGAGGAAAATTAAGCCTAAGATTTATTGGGTCGTTTAAAATTGTTGAACGAGTAGGGAAGGTAGCATACCGCCTtgaactaccagaagaattaagtggaattcatagcacatttCATGTGTCACATCTTCGGAAATGTTTAGTGGATGAAACAATCTATATTCACTACGAAGacatcgaggtggatgatagactTAACTATGTGGTGAAGCCCATGGCGATTTTGGATCGTAAGGTGAAAATCTTAAGTAATAAAGAAATCAatcaagtaaaggtcaaatgggaacaccGGAAGGGTTCGGATACCACATGGGAACCCGAGGAGGAGATGCAACGACTCTACGCTACGTTATTCGGTACGTaa